A DNA window from Peromyscus leucopus breed LL Stock chromosome 3, UCI_PerLeu_2.1, whole genome shotgun sequence contains the following coding sequences:
- the Steap1 gene encoding metalloreductase STEAP1, whose protein sequence is MEISKDTTNQEELWKMKPKKDLEDGSYSPNDTGETSMLKRPVLLHLQHTVHVDAFDCPLELRHTQEFFPNWRLPFKIAAVTSSLTFLYTVLREIIYPLVTSREQYFYKIPILVINKVLPMVSITLLALVYLPGVIAAIVQLRNGTKYKKFPPWLDRWMLARKQFGLLSFFFAVLHALYSLSYPMRRSYRYKLLNWAYKQVQQNKADAWIEHDVWRMEIYVSLGIVGLAILALLAVTSIPSVSDSLTWREFHYIQSKLGIVSLLLGTVHALIFAWNKWVDVNQFVWYTPPTFMIAVFLPTVVLMCKVVLCLPCLRRKILKIRCGWEDASKINRTEMASRL, encoded by the exons ATGGAGATCAGTAAAGATACTACAAACCAAGAGGAGCTTTGGAAAATGAAACCTAAGAAGGATCTGGAAGATGGCAGTTACTCG CCTAATGACACGGGAGAGACCAGCATGCTGAAGAGACCTGTGCTCTTGCATTTGCAGCACACGGTCCACGTTGACGCATTTGACTGTCCCTTGGAGCTTCGGCACACCCAGGAGTTCTTCCCAAACTGGCGCCTGCCATTCAAAATCGCTGCCGTTACCTCATCGCTGACCTTCCTGTACACTGTTCTGAGGGAAATCATTTACCCTCTAGTAACTTCCCGTgaacaatatttttataaaatcccaATCCTGGTCATCAACAAAGTCTTGCCAATGGTCTCCATCACCCTCTTGGCACTGGTTTATTTGCCAGGAGTGATAGCAGCCATTGTACAGCTTCGCAATGGAACCAAGTACAAGAAATTCCCACCGTGGCTAGACAGGTGGATGCTGGCCAGGAAGCAGTTCGGGCTCCTCAGCTTCTTTTTCGCTGTGCTGCACGCACTTTACAGTCTGTCTTACCCAATGAGGCGCTCTTACAGATACAAGCTGCTCAACTGGGCATACAAACAG gttcaacaaaacaaagcagatgcCTGGATTGAGCATGATGTTTGGAGAATGGAGATTTATGTGTCCCTGGGGATCGTGGGCCTGGCCATCCTGGCTCTCCTGGCTGTGACGTCCATCCCATCTGTGAGTGACTCTTTAACATGGAGAGAATTTCACTATATTCAG agcAAACTGGGAATTGTCTCTCTTCTTCTGGGCACAGTGCACGCTTTGATTTTTGCCTGGAATAAATGGGTAGATGTCAATCAGTTTGTATGGTACACGCCTCCGACATTTATGATAGCTGTTTTCCTTCCAACTGTTGTCCTCATGTGTAAAGTCGTTCTGTGCTTGCCCTGCCTGAGGAGGAAGATACTGAAGATTAGATGTGGTTGGGAAGACGCCAGCAAAATAAACAGGACGGAGATGGCCTCCAGGCTGTAG